A region from the Azospirillum thermophilum genome encodes:
- a CDS encoding oxepin-CoA hydrolase, alternative type — MNGHRDTGRMDVERRGRVLVLTMDDPATRNALGPRMMARGREALDEAVQSEEIGAIVLTGAGGAFSSGGHLTTLYDHAGKSRSENRDSIERFHGWVRAMRECPKPVIAAVEGPAAGAGFSLALACDLIVAAEDARFLTAYAKVGLTADGGASASLARALPPQLYAELMLTGGPVEPQRLHTFGIVNRVVPPGRALEEAVAWADAVADGPTAAMARSKRLMELAYGSFASQLARESDLFVEALHHPEAREGISAFYEKRPPVFHRKG, encoded by the coding sequence ATGAACGGACATCGCGATACCGGCCGCATGGACGTGGAGCGGCGCGGCCGCGTCCTGGTCCTGACCATGGACGATCCGGCCACCCGCAACGCGCTCGGCCCGCGCATGATGGCCCGCGGGCGCGAGGCGCTGGACGAGGCGGTGCAGAGCGAGGAGATCGGGGCGATCGTGCTGACCGGCGCGGGCGGCGCCTTCAGCTCCGGCGGGCACCTGACCACCCTCTACGACCATGCCGGCAAGTCGCGGTCGGAGAACCGCGATTCCATCGAGCGGTTCCACGGCTGGGTCCGGGCGATGCGCGAATGCCCCAAGCCGGTGATCGCCGCGGTGGAGGGACCGGCGGCCGGGGCCGGCTTCTCGCTGGCGCTGGCCTGCGACCTGATCGTCGCCGCCGAGGATGCGCGGTTCCTCACCGCCTACGCCAAGGTCGGGCTGACCGCCGACGGCGGCGCCTCGGCCTCGCTGGCCCGTGCGCTGCCGCCGCAGCTCTATGCCGAGTTGATGCTGACCGGCGGCCCGGTCGAGCCGCAGCGGCTCCACACGTTCGGCATCGTCAACCGCGTGGTGCCGCCCGGCCGGGCGCTGGAGGAGGCGGTTGCCTGGGCGGACGCCGTCGCCGACGGCCCGACCGCCGCCATGGCGCGCAGCAAGCGCCTGATGGAACTTGCCTACGGCAGCTTCGCCAGCCAGCTCGCCCGCGAGAGCGACCTGTTCGTCGAGGCGCTGCACCATCCCGAGGCCCGGGAGGGCATCAGCGCCTTCTACGAGAAGCGCCCGCCGGTCTTCCACCGCAAGGGCTGA
- a CDS encoding rhomboid family intramembrane serine protease — MTLVPGGRGVLRRGRGMAEPAALPVVPAYANRTLILACVLSFVLQLPPERFAFVPAYFFGTMELAGPLPTLAVWRGLFGHVFIHADILHLACNMAFLLPFGNAVEATVGHWRYLLLFFAGAVAGALLEGAIATDPMAPLIGASGAICGVLGAFVILRPRPFALLYRPALWIVVGFGLLNLYMVVVPPAAGSPLAEIGWGAHLGGCAAGIALALLMRPAAARRAGG; from the coding sequence ATGACTCTGGTGCCGGGAGGCCGCGGCGTTCTGCGGCGCGGGCGGGGGATGGCGGAGCCGGCGGCGCTGCCGGTGGTCCCCGCCTATGCCAACCGCACGCTGATCCTCGCCTGCGTCCTGTCCTTCGTCCTGCAGCTTCCGCCCGAGCGCTTCGCCTTCGTCCCCGCCTATTTCTTCGGAACCATGGAGCTTGCCGGGCCGCTGCCGACGCTGGCGGTCTGGCGCGGCCTGTTCGGCCACGTCTTCATCCATGCCGACATCCTGCACCTCGCCTGCAACATGGCCTTCCTGCTGCCCTTCGGGAACGCGGTGGAGGCGACCGTCGGCCACTGGCGCTATCTGCTGCTGTTCTTCGCCGGCGCCGTGGCGGGCGCGCTGCTGGAGGGCGCCATCGCCACCGATCCGATGGCGCCGCTGATCGGGGCGAGCGGGGCGATCTGCGGCGTGCTCGGCGCCTTCGTGATCCTGCGCCCGCGGCCCTTCGCCCTGCTGTACCGGCCGGCCCTGTGGATCGTCGTCGGCTTCGGGCTGCTGAACCTCTACATGGTGGTGGTCCCTCCGGCCGCCGGCTCGCCGCTGGCGGAGATCGGCTGGGGCGCCCATCTCGGCGGCTGCGCCGCGGGCATCGCGCTGGCCCTGCTGATGCGCCCTGCGGCCGCCCGCCGCGCCGGCGGGTGA
- a CDS encoding S-methyl-5'-thioadenosine phosphorylase, with translation MADVVLGVIGGSGVYDIDGLSDKRWVRVETPFGDPSDELLTGTLDGQKLVFLPRHGRGHRIPPSELNFRANIHALKQLGVTDILSVSAVGSLKAELPPGTFVVIDQFIDRTFARTKSFFGTGLVAHVALGHPVCNRLGDLIEEALTELDIPYRRRGTYMVMEGPQFSTIAESELYRSWGCDVIGMTNMPEAKLAREAEMCYATVAMVTDFDCWHPDHDHVTVDAVIKVVVANAGNARSLVSRLAPKVAGREGACSQGCHTALDNAIMTAPGHRDPEMLKRLDVIVKRVLG, from the coding sequence ATGGCCGACGTGGTGCTTGGCGTGATCGGCGGCAGCGGCGTCTATGACATCGACGGGCTGTCCGACAAGCGCTGGGTCAGGGTGGAGACGCCGTTCGGCGACCCGTCGGACGAATTGCTGACCGGCACGCTCGACGGGCAGAAGCTGGTCTTCCTGCCCCGCCATGGCCGCGGCCACCGCATTCCCCCGTCGGAACTAAACTTCCGCGCCAACATCCACGCGCTGAAGCAGTTGGGCGTCACCGACATCCTGTCGGTTTCGGCGGTCGGGTCGCTGAAGGCAGAGCTGCCGCCCGGCACCTTCGTGGTGATCGACCAGTTCATCGACCGCACCTTCGCCCGCACCAAGAGCTTCTTCGGCACCGGGCTGGTCGCCCATGTGGCGCTCGGCCATCCGGTGTGCAACCGCCTGGGCGACCTGATCGAGGAGGCTCTGACCGAACTCGACATCCCCTACCGCCGCCGCGGCACCTATATGGTGATGGAAGGCCCGCAGTTCTCGACCATCGCGGAGTCGGAGCTGTACCGGAGCTGGGGCTGCGACGTCATCGGCATGACCAACATGCCCGAGGCCAAGCTCGCCCGCGAGGCGGAGATGTGCTACGCGACCGTCGCCATGGTCACCGACTTCGACTGCTGGCATCCGGACCACGACCATGTGACGGTCGATGCCGTCATCAAGGTGGTGGTGGCGAACGCCGGCAATGCCCGCTCGCTGGTCAGCCGGCTTGCTCCGAAGGTCGCCGGCCGTGAGGGGGCCTGCAGCCAGGGCTGCCACACCGCCCTCGACAACGCCATCATGACCGCCCCCGGCCACCGCGACCCCGAGATGCTGAAGCGGCTCGACGTGATCGTGAAGCGGGTCCTCGGGTAA